A DNA window from Lutra lutra chromosome 8, mLutLut1.2, whole genome shotgun sequence contains the following coding sequences:
- the LOC125107611 gene encoding 40S ribosomal protein S9-like yields the protein MKLDYILGLKIEDFLERRLQTQVFKLGLAKSIHHARVLIRQRHIRVRKQVVNIPSFIVRMDSQKHIDFSLSSLYGGGRPGRVKRKNAKKGQGGAGASDDEEED from the coding sequence ATGAAGCTGGATTATATCCTGGGTCTGAAGATTGAGGATTTCTTGGAGAGGCGTCTGCAGACCCAGGTCTTTAAGCTGGGCTTGGCCAAGTCCATCCACCACGCCCGTGTGCTGATCCGCCAGCGCCACATCAGGGTCCGAAAGCAAGTGGTGAACATCCCATCATTCATCGTCCGCATGGATTCCCAGAAGCACATTGACTTCTCCTTGAGCTCTCTGTATGGGGGTGGCCGCCCAGGCCGCGTCAAGAGGAAGAATGCCAAGAAGGGCCAGGGTGGGGCTGGCGCCAGCGATGACGAAGAGGAGGATTGA